A section of the Pedobacter sp. HDW13 genome encodes:
- a CDS encoding class I SAM-dependent methyltransferase: MSALTNFYNRFAFFYPLVDIFLKPQKKKFFQEINQLPHGKLLEIGVGNGSHFHLYQKHQITGIEISSAMLNIAKKHAAGNIELFQMNGEELAFEADSFDYVVLSHVIAVAQHPEKLILQCHRVLKTGGKLLILNHFTPNNWLKYVDRSFNLCAGLFQLKSLFYINNIKAIERFKPKKEIALKPCAYFKILMLVKS, translated from the coding sequence TTGAGTGCACTAACCAATTTTTATAATCGTTTTGCTTTTTTCTATCCATTGGTAGATATTTTTCTTAAACCGCAAAAGAAAAAGTTTTTCCAAGAAATTAATCAGTTACCCCACGGAAAGCTGCTCGAAATTGGTGTAGGTAACGGCTCACATTTCCACCTTTACCAAAAGCATCAAATTACCGGAATAGAAATTTCTTCGGCTATGCTCAACATAGCTAAAAAGCATGCGGCCGGCAATATTGAACTTTTCCAGATGAATGGCGAAGAGCTGGCCTTTGAAGCAGATAGCTTTGATTATGTTGTACTGTCGCACGTAATTGCTGTAGCTCAGCACCCCGAGAAACTCATATTGCAATGCCATAGGGTATTAAAAACAGGGGGTAAATTATTGATATTAAACCATTTTACCCCAAATAACTGGTTAAAATACGTTGACCGGTCTTTTAACTTATGCGCTGGCTTATTTCAATTGAAATCTTTATTTTACATCAACAATATTAAAGCTATTGAACGGTTTAAACCCAAAAAAGAAATTGCCTTAAAACCATGTGCTTATTTTAAAATCTTAATGCTCGTCAAATCTTGA
- a CDS encoding glycerophosphodiester phosphodiesterase family protein — MHKKILLLSALALLCFNVSAQKQKFDVQGKAGARGIMPENTIEGMLKALDLGVTTLEMDAVISKDKMVVLSQEPYFNNEISLQPNGKPITLKDQKKFNIYKMDYEEVKKFDVGSKVHDRFPGQMKFKAYKPLLTETIDAVEAYVKEHKLAKPVYSIETKTIKNGDNEFHPEPAEFVDLIMEIINAKKLTKRVIIESFDMRTLQYLHEKYPKVQTSLLIDEKEPFESYIEKLGFKPTIYSPYSVLVGKGLVDRCHAMGIKIIPWTVNTIKDVKYFKDLGVDGIITDYPNIMGQLDK, encoded by the coding sequence ATGCATAAAAAAATACTTCTACTCTCTGCTCTCGCTTTGTTATGTTTTAATGTCTCGGCACAGAAACAAAAGTTTGATGTGCAGGGTAAAGCCGGCGCAAGGGGAATTATGCCCGAAAATACCATAGAAGGGATGTTGAAAGCGCTCGATTTAGGTGTTACTACTTTAGAAATGGATGCGGTAATTTCGAAAGATAAAATGGTGGTGCTTTCGCAGGAACCTTATTTTAACAATGAAATTTCTTTACAGCCTAACGGGAAGCCCATTACCCTGAAAGACCAGAAGAAGTTTAACATTTATAAAATGGATTACGAGGAGGTTAAGAAGTTTGATGTCGGAAGTAAGGTGCACGACCGTTTTCCGGGCCAAATGAAATTTAAAGCTTACAAACCACTACTTACTGAAACCATTGATGCAGTGGAGGCTTATGTTAAGGAACATAAACTGGCCAAACCGGTTTACAGTATCGAAACCAAAACCATTAAAAATGGCGACAACGAATTCCATCCCGAACCAGCTGAATTTGTGGATTTGATTATGGAGATTATAAACGCTAAAAAACTAACGAAACGGGTAATTATCGAGTCGTTTGATATGCGCACACTGCAATACCTGCACGAGAAATACCCGAAGGTGCAAACTTCACTGTTGATTGATGAGAAAGAACCTTTCGAATCGTACATTGAAAAATTAGGCTTTAAACCTACCATTTACAGCCCATATTCGGTATTGGTAGGTAAAGGCCTGGTAGATCGCTGCCATGCCATGGGGATCAAAATTATTCCCTGGACCGTGAATACGATTAAGGATGTGAAATACTTTAAAGATTTAGGGGTAGATGGCATTATAACTGATTACCCGAACATTATGGGCCAGCTGGATAAATAG